GGTGCTCTCCTCAAGGCGCGCGGTCTGCGGGTCACGATGCAGAAGCTCGACCCGTATCTGAACGTCGACCCCGGAACGATGAACCCGTTCCAGCACGGTGAGGTCTTCGTCACCAACGACGGTGCCGAGACCGACCTGGACATCGGCCACTACGAGCGTTTCCTGGACGTCGACCTCGACGGCTCCGCGAACGTGACCACCGGCCAGGTCTACAACACCGTGATCGCCAAGGAGCGGCGCGGTGAGTACCTCGGTGACACCGTGCAGGTCATCCCGCACATCACCAACGAGATCAAGCACCGCATCCGGCGGATGGCGACCGAGGACGTCGACGTCGTCATCACCGAGGTCGGTGGCACCGTCGGCGACATCGAGTCGCTGCCGTTCCTGGAGACGGTCCGCCAGGTCCGCCACGAGGTCGGCCGGGACAACGTCTTCGTCGTGCACATTTCGCTGCTCCCCTACATCGGCCCGTCCGGTGAGCTGAAGACCAAGCCGACCCAGCACTCGGTCGCGGCGCTGCGGAACATCGGTATCCAGCCCGACGCGATCGTGCTGCGCGCCGACCGTGAGGTCCCGACCGCCATCAAGCGCAAGATCTCGCTGATGTGCGACGTCGACGAGGCCGCGGTGGTCGCCGCGATCGACGCCCCGTCGATCTACGACATCCCCAAGGTCCTGCACACCGAGGGCCTGGACGCCTATGTCGTGCGCAAGCTGGACCTGCCCTTCCGCGATGTGAACTGGACCCAGTGGGAGGACCTGCTCGACCGCGTCCACAACCCCGACCACGAGGTCAGGGTCGCGCTGGTCGGCAAGTACATCGACCTTCCCGACGCCTACCTCTCGGTCACCGAGGCGCTGCGGGCCGGCGGCTTCGCGAACAAGACCCGGGTGAAGCTGAAGTGGGTCACCTCCGACGACTGCAAGACCCCGGCCGGCGCCGCCGAGCAGCTCGCCGACTGTGACGCGGTCTGCATCCCCGGCGGCTTCGGCGACCGCGGTGTGGACGGCAAGGTCGGCGCGATCACCTACGCCCGGGAGAACAAGCTCCCGCTGCTCGGCCTCTGCCTGGGCCTGCAGTGCGTGGTCATCGAGGCGGCCCGCAACCTGGCCGGCATCGAGGGCGCGAACTCCACCGAGTTCGACCCGGCCGCGGCCGACCCGGTCATCTCCACCATGGCCGAGCAGATGGACATCGTCGCAGGTGAGGGCGATATGGGCGGCACGATGCGGCTGGGCATGTACCCCGCCAAGCTCGCCGAGGGCTCGATCGTCCGTGAGGTCTACGACGACCAGCCCTACGTCGAGGAGCGCCACCGCCACCGCTACGAGGTCAACAACGCCTACCGCGGTGAGCTGGAGAAGAAGGCCGGGCTGCTGTTCTCCGGCACCTCTCCGGACAACAAGCTCGTCGAGTACGTCGAGTACCCGCGCGAGATCCACCCCTACCTGGTCGCCACCCAGGCGCACCCGGAGCTGCGCTCCCGCCCGACCCGTCCGCACCCGCTCTTCGCTGGGCTGGTGAAGGCCGCGGTCGCGCGCAAGACGGGCACCGCGAAGTAAGGGACACCACGGCGGATACGGTTGCCGGGGTACGGCCTCCCGCAGGTCGTGCCCCGGTTTCTGCGTTTGGCACAGGCACACACAGGAGGACGCGCCATGGCGATCAAGGACACCCCGGAGGAGTGGACGGTCACCGCGACCACGACGCCGTTCACCGGGAACAAGACCAGCGTGCGCACCGACGAGGTCGTCATGCCGGACGGCACCACCGTCACCCGCGACTACCAGGTCCACCCCGGTTCCGTGGCCGTCCTCGCCCTCGACGGCGAGGGCCGGGTGCTGGTGCTGCGCCAGTACCGCCACCCCGTACGGCAGCGGCTGTGGGAGATCCCCGCCGGACTGCTCGACATCCCCGGTGAGAACCCGCTGCACGCGGCGCAGCGCGAGCTGTACGAGGAGGCGCACGTCAAGGCCGAGGACTGGCGGGTGCTGACCGACGTCTACACCACGCCCGGCGGCTGCGACGAGGCCGTGCGGATCTTCCTCGCCCGTGATCTGTCCGAGGCCGAGGGCGAGCGCTTCGAGGTCTCCGAGGAGGAGGCCGACATGGAGCTGGCGCGGGTGCCGCAGGACGAGCTGGTCCGTGGCGTACTCGCCGGTGAGCTGCACAACAACTGCCTCGTCGTGGGCGTGCTGGCGCTCACCGCGGCCCAGGCCGGCGCGGGCCTGGACGCACTGCGCCCGGCCGACGCCCCTTGGCCGGCCCGCCCCTTCGAGGCCTGACCCGCCGGGCCCGCCACCGCCGTACCACGAGCCGGTCGGACGATCCGCCGATCCGATCGGGTGACTCAACCGCCCCGCGCTGCACGGCACGTGACACGCCGTGAACTACGCTCGGCAGCGTCCGCCCCAGCGGCGGATTCGTACGCGCAGGTGGACGGGAGCGTGAGCCGGTGACGGACCAGGCGGTGGGCGGGGGGCACCTCCCGTCGGAGGCGGCGGAAGCGTCGGCCACGACAGCGCCCGGGCCGCGGGCCGCGGCGCCCCGCCAGGACGGTGCCGCCGCCCGCCCCACCGTTCCCGCGACCGCCGCTGCCCCTTCCACCGGGCAATTCGCCGGCCGGCGCCGCGAGCTCAAGGCGCTGCACGCCGATATCGCCCGCGCCGGTCTGGACACCCTCTCCGGCCGCAAGGGCGCCCGCAGCCGGGTGCTGCTGATCGCCGGCCGCCCCGGTTCCGGCCGTACGGCCCTGGCCGAGGAGCTGCTGAAGGAGCTGGCCGGCGACCATCCCGACGGGGTGCTGCGGGCCAGCCTGACCGGGCCGGACGGCGAACCGGCCGACACCGGCCGCACCGCACGTGAACTGCTGGCCGCGCTCGGCGCCGGCGCCCCTGCGGGTGCCCCCGAGGACGAGCTGGCCGAGCGGCTGCGCGAGGAGCTCACCGGGCGCCGGGCCCTGCTCTTCCTGGACGACGCCCCGGGCGCCGACCAGGTCGAACCGCTGCTGCCGGACGCCCCGGACTGCCTGGTCGTGGTGGTCGCGCAGGGGCCGCTGACCGGCATTCCGGACGTCCGGCCGTGCGCCCTGGGCGGTCTGGACAGCGCGGCCGGGGTCGCGGTCCTCGCCCGGTACGCCGGGCCGACCCGGATCACCGTCGACCCGCGGACCGCCGACGGCGTCGTGGAGGAGTGCGGCGGCCAGCCGGCCGCACTGGTGCTGGCCGGTGCCTGGCTCTCCGCCCGCCCGATGTCCTCGGTCGCCGATCTGTGCCAGGCGCTGCACGCCGTCCCGCTGCCGCCGGACCTGCCCACCGGCGCCCGGCCGCTGTTCCGCGCCTTCCGCCTCGCCTACGACGCGCTGCCGCCGCCCGCCGCCCGGATATTGCGGCTGATCACCCTGGCGCCGGGCGGTCTGGTGGACGCGCACATCGCCTCCGCGCTGGCCGGCTGCTCGGTGGCGACGGCCGTCACGACACTCGGCGAGTTCGTCGCGCTCGGCCTGCTGCGGCCGGCCGCAGCCGAGGACGACGAGGTCCCCGGCGCCCGTGCCCCCGACGCCGCGCTGTATCCCCCGTACCGCCTGCCCGGCTGCCTCCACCCCCTGGCACGTGAACTGCTGACGGAACACGAGCGCCCGGCCGACGTCCAGCTGGCCCGCGCCCGGATGCTGGAGCGGACCGTACGGCTGCTGCAGTCCTGCCGGGCGATGGGAGAGCCGGCCGATTCCCCCGCCCGGCAGAAGACCGCG
This genomic stretch from Streptomyces nigrescens harbors:
- a CDS encoding CTP synthase, translating into MPPKSTTTKHLFVTGGVASSLGKGLTASSLGALLKARGLRVTMQKLDPYLNVDPGTMNPFQHGEVFVTNDGAETDLDIGHYERFLDVDLDGSANVTTGQVYNTVIAKERRGEYLGDTVQVIPHITNEIKHRIRRMATEDVDVVITEVGGTVGDIESLPFLETVRQVRHEVGRDNVFVVHISLLPYIGPSGELKTKPTQHSVAALRNIGIQPDAIVLRADREVPTAIKRKISLMCDVDEAAVVAAIDAPSIYDIPKVLHTEGLDAYVVRKLDLPFRDVNWTQWEDLLDRVHNPDHEVRVALVGKYIDLPDAYLSVTEALRAGGFANKTRVKLKWVTSDDCKTPAGAAEQLADCDAVCIPGGFGDRGVDGKVGAITYARENKLPLLGLCLGLQCVVIEAARNLAGIEGANSTEFDPAAADPVISTMAEQMDIVAGEGDMGGTMRLGMYPAKLAEGSIVREVYDDQPYVEERHRHRYEVNNAYRGELEKKAGLLFSGTSPDNKLVEYVEYPREIHPYLVATQAHPELRSRPTRPHPLFAGLVKAAVARKTGTAK
- a CDS encoding tetratricopeptide repeat protein, translating into MTDQAVGGGHLPSEAAEASATTAPGPRAAAPRQDGAAARPTVPATAAAPSTGQFAGRRRELKALHADIARAGLDTLSGRKGARSRVLLIAGRPGSGRTALAEELLKELAGDHPDGVLRASLTGPDGEPADTGRTARELLAALGAGAPAGAPEDELAERLREELTGRRALLFLDDAPGADQVEPLLPDAPDCLVVVVAQGPLTGIPDVRPCALGGLDSAAGVAVLARYAGPTRITVDPRTADGVVEECGGQPAALVLAGAWLSARPMSSVADLCQALHAVPLPPDLPTGARPLFRAFRLAYDALPPPAARILRLITLAPGGLVDAHIASALAGCSVATAVTTLGEFVALGLLRPAAAEDDEVPGARAPDAALYPPYRLPGCLHPLARELLTEHERPADVQLARARMLERTVRLLQSCRAMGEPADSPARQKTAGLPRPLRFGSREAAAHWLHSRRGALLDAARIAVADGELDTLDRRLMAALTRTLLAHQGAEAAAPDLYALHGLVLRVAERRGLPRERAAALLNLGDLDGQAGRTAQALTRYRGALEAARSVKDPVATGRALESLGGTYTELGDWQRAADWYGRALELRLARGESGDAARLHGRIGSALAHTGRWSEALKAWRAAVGTYRRLGEVAGQARATGEVARVQEYAGRPEDALRTCLEALDIARRAGDGRLEAALQLRIADTLDRLGDPAAAGLHRAVGERLLGDHSE
- a CDS encoding NUDIX domain-containing protein, which codes for MAIKDTPEEWTVTATTTPFTGNKTSVRTDEVVMPDGTTVTRDYQVHPGSVAVLALDGEGRVLVLRQYRHPVRQRLWEIPAGLLDIPGENPLHAAQRELYEEAHVKAEDWRVLTDVYTTPGGCDEAVRIFLARDLSEAEGERFEVSEEEADMELARVPQDELVRGVLAGELHNNCLVVGVLALTAAQAGAGLDALRPADAPWPARPFEA